Part of the Sodalinema gerasimenkoae IPPAS B-353 genome is shown below.
GTGAGAGTCTTGAGAAGGCATAGATCAGTATTAGGGGCAGGAGTAACCTAGTTATCCTTTCAAGGAAGGGAGAGTCAGATCCGGATCTGCCCCCCCCTATAAGCCTGTCAAAGATAAGCCTGTTAAAGACATTGACGTCTAAATCTGTTTCCACCCAGTTAAAGATGGATACAATAACCTCTTGATTAAGTTCTTTTGAAATAAACCTAAGTTTCTCCCGAAACTGATCCAGAGGCTTGAAATCAGCTATTGCAAGAACCTGTGGATTGAACTTTTTGACAATCAAGGAAGTTCAAACATCAGATGTACATTTCAGTTAGGAGATGAGTCTATTTATTCAGCATAAATAGATGTATTTGAAGTGATTAAACTGCTAATATCTCACCCAGTTATTCACGGCGATATTTCAAGAGCTTCGGTACATTCTCCCTTCACCATTGTACCCCCAGCAATTTCACCCTGAGTCCAATTTGTTTGACCAGGGACTTCAGCCGACTCAACCCAATTGACTGTCCCGCTTCCGGCTAAGCCTGGTCGTCAACGATGCGCTTGTAATGATGCAACAAGAGTAATTTATCACTCCTCAATATAGCTCTTGGTGCAGAGAGTTAATCACCCTCCGGGTCTACCCTCGCCACAACAAGAAATGCCTCAATTGTAATTCTGGATGGTTTTGAGGAAGACCTTAATTGAGTATAATTACTCATTGCCTAACGGGAATTCACCCGTTACAAAGGACATACATTACAAGCTCTTCTGAATATAAGGTGATACGTAAACTTTACATCCAGCCCAACAAGGGTTTCAGGCTTTAGGGGCGGCGCAAACTGTATCTTTTTATACAATTTACGCCCTAAAATCAGAAGGGTTGAATTACAAGAAAACCAATCAAGAAGCCAAGCCAAGTCAATTAGCCTTTTTGCTTATTCGTTGAGCCATTTTAGTTTTTTTCCTAACTTTGCTTAAAGCGTAATCTTTTCGCCTAATTCCTTGTTGCGGTCTTCTGAATTATTGCCCAATGTCTACTCCTGATTCTGAGATCATTCTAATTGTTGATGATACCCCGACCAACTTAGCGGTATTATCCGAGGCTCTTACCAGTGCTAATTATCAAGTAGCTGTCGCTCTTGACGGAGAAACAGCACTGGAGCAGGTGAGTTATAAACCCCCACATCTAATTTTATTAGACGTGATGATGCCTGGAATTGATGGGTTTGAAACCTGTCAGAAACTCAAAGAAAATCCTCTATCTGCCGATATTCCTATTATTTTTATGACTGCCTTATCGGATGCTGTTGATAAGGTGAACGGTCTAAGCCTTGGAGCCGTTGATTATATTACAAAACCTTTTCAGCAAGAAGAGGTTTTGGCACGGGTCAATGTTCATTTGCAATTACGCCATTTGAATCAGACGTTACAACAGTCTGAAGCGCAGTTACGCCAACAGGCAGAGCATTTACGCGCTACCCTAAATGAGTTGAAACGCACTCAAAATCAACTGGTTCAGAGTGAAAAAATGTCTGCCCTGGGGCAACTGGTGGCGGGGGTTGCCCATGAGATTAACAATCCTGTTACCTTTATCTATAGCAATCTCAGCCATGCCGATAAATATACTCAGGATTTAGTGCGGGTTGTTGATGCCTATCAAAAGCTATACCCTGAGGCTAATCCTGATTTAGAAGAATTGATAGAGGAAGTCGATTTAGCCTATTTGATCGATGACTTACCCCAATTACTCACATCCATGCGAGTTGGGGCCCAGCGAATTCGTGACATTGTGCGATCGCTGCGTAATTTCTCCCGCCTCGATGAGTCGGAATTTAAAGCCGTAAATCTCCATGATGGGATTGAAAGCACCCTGATGATTCTGCAAAACCGGCTTAAGGCGAAACCCGGGTCTCCCGCCATTGAAATTGTGCGATGCTATGGCAACTTGCCATTAGTCGAATGTTATGCCGGGCAAATCAATCAGGTGTTGATGAACATTCTCTCCAACGCCGTTGATGCCCTCGAAGAACGGGATGCCCGTCGCGGTCCCTCAGAACTCGATGCCGCCGCGAGTCGCATCACTATCACCACCGCCGTAGTGAACCAAAAGTCAGTTCAAGTGGTGATTGCTGATAATGGAGTGGGGATTCCTCCTCAGTTACAGAGTCATATTTTTGACCCTTTCTTTACGACCAAATCCATTGGGAAGGGGACTGGGTTGGGAATGTCTATTAGCTACAAAATTATTACCGATAAGCATCAGGGGAAATTGACCTGTACCTCGGAATCGGGATTAGGAACTAGCTTTACGATTGAAATTCCCATTCGCCAAAGAATAAAATCTTCATAGAAGGAGACTCCCTTTGACTCATCTTCAATACAACCGATCCACATCCAAACCAATACGGATCGTAATATCAGAACTAATATCCCCTGTAGACAACGCCTCAAGTCGGCCAAACCCTAAATCCGATCGCAGCCGTTCCCCGGCCTCATAATCTCCTCGTTGGACAATAATCGTACTGTGGCGATGAACCCTATCCCAGTCCTGGCTGACATAGATATCTTCATAGCCCAACTCCTCCAGATAGGCCGTCAGCCGTTCCACCGCGAGTGAGTCTTGGGTAGCATTTTGGATGGTGATGCGGGGTTGTTCTAAGGGGGGAGAGTTATCCGTGGGACTCCCCGAGGCTTGGCTGTTCGTACGGCCAAAGGCAGTTTGATTACCCCATTCATCAATAAAGCCTGACTCGGTCGAAGTCTGGAAAAATTGCCCCACCAGGCGATCGCCGGCCACCTCATCCACCAACCAATAACTCAGGGGAGAGTCGTCAGGATGGCTAAACTCTCCTGGCAGCAAAGCCATGCGTATATCATCGCGATCAACCTCTAGGGCAAAACTGGCCAACGCCAACATCTCATTCACCGTGAGATTAGTATCCACATGGGTTTGCAAAATACGGATGATGGCAGGAATGCGCGTTAACACCGTCGGACTGAGGAGGCGATCGCGCAGGGCCTGTAACAGCATCTGCTGTCGTTGCACCCGGCCAATATCCCCATAGGGGCCCTGACGATAGCGACTAAACTGCTGGGCCTGATCCCCTGTGAGTCGTTGCCAACCGGCATCGAGTTCGATGGTCAATTCCTGAGTGCGATCGCGATAGGACATGGGATAGGGAACCAAGACCTCCACCCCACCGAGCAAATCCACCAACTCCACCAATCCCTCGGTATTCACCCGGAAATAGCGGTCAAACTCCACATCCGTCAGCAAGGCCTCCAAACTGGCCTGCATCAACTCCACGCCACCGAGATAATTGGCTTCATTCAGTTTCCCCCAGCCCAACTCCCCTAAATTAACCTCTGTATCCCGAGGCACTGAGAGAACATTGACCTGATTGGTATACGTATCGAAGCGTACCGCCAAAATTGTGTCACTGCGTCCTTCCAACAAATCCGGTGAATCGTCCGCTAACTCAGGATCGCGATCGACCCCCAACACCATTAGGTTAATGGGACGAGTTAGTTCATAGCCAAACTGTCCCTGTTCGCGGTTCTCCCGGCCACTCGGTTGCACAAGGGGAGATGCGGGAACGATTAAGGCCGCGATCGCCCCCATTAATGCCGAAGCCACAATAATAAAGGATGTTAATAGCCCCCACCAGAGGAGGCCCGACCAATTCCGGGGTTGCTGAAGAGGAATTCTCACAGTTGACGACTACTGAATTAGACCAGTCCACGACGTTCGTTGACCTGTTCCAAGAGTTTAGCAACTTCTATAGCTTTCCAGATTTCGTTACGCTCAATTAACAAGTCCAAAGCCTTCGACAACACCTGCGACGCGGCCCCAAATCGCTCAAGTTGGGCCAAGACTTGCCCTAAATTCCGCAGGGCCTCGACATAACCCTCATTAATCTCCAAGGCCCGTTCATACAGAGAGACAGCCTCCTCGAGTCGTCCCTGTCGGGCCCGCAGATTAGCCAAGGCATTATAGGCCAGGGCATGATCTCGATTGAGGCGAATCGCCTCCTGGTAGGCTTCACTGGCTTCTTCGTAGCGATATTGGGCCGAGAGGGCGTCCCCTAATTTATACCGTAGTAGAGAATCCTGGGGATATTGTTCTAAGAGTTCCCGAAAAATGGCCTCGGCCCCTTCGTAGTCTTGATTCCCCAGGCGTTCGTTCCCTTCCCGTAATCGTTGTCGTCGTTGCTGTTGTCGCTGTTGCTGGGGTTGCATTTGCGCGACATCTAGCCCCTGGGCCGAGGCCGGAGACTGAAAACAGAGAAGCCAACCCGTCCATAACAGCAACAGGGATAGGTTCAGGCTTAAGGGCAACAGCCAACGTAAACCAAACATAGGTAAAGACTCCAGGGTAAAGACTCCAGAAGCGAGGATCGGCAAATGATGCAAGAGACGATCATGGCATCAACATTCACGATAGGCAATTCTCCCGGTAAGCTAAAACGGGTGTGTTCCAGTTTGTTTGGGGGTTGTGCCTATGTTACCGAGTGATTTACTGAGCCATCGTCGCCAGGGTGAGACGCTAATTCCTAAACGACTCCCGCTCGATCGCTCTCATCTTAGGTTAGCGGAGGCGGCGATCGCCCTGTTTGAGGCCTCTCGTGATGATACTCAGGGAAATCTCGATCGCCGCCTGAAGGAGTTTGAAGGCGATCGCCCGGACTACCGCTTGCGGCGGGGATTGGCCCATCTGCTCAAGGGGCGTTACTGTACCTTTGAGATTGTCAGTCCCTTAGATCCCATTGAGTTGCGATCGCGCGTCTTCACGGCCGCCGCCCAACGAGTCCCCAAACCGGAGAATACCCTGAAAACCCTGGAACTCTTGGCCCAGGACCTCAGCCAGGAACTCGAACGAGACATTCCCATCAACGCCATTGTCCAGGGACTCTATGCGGATTTACAGGAAAACCGCCGTCTAACGGAGTTCAACGCCCCACACCCCGAGGCCCTCTTACATCACTATAATCTCTCCCAAGTTCAGGGTATCTTTTACCGAGCCAGCGATATCACCATTCAGGCCCACCGCAACGTCCCCGGTCAATATAAACTCCTATTTCGCTATCTCAAACTCTTTAGCTTGATGTTTTATATCGAGGGAGATGCCGATTGCGGCTTTACCATCACCATTGATGGCCCCACCAGTTTATTTAAACCCAGTACCCGCTACGGCTTAGCCATCGCTAAACTTCTCCCGGCCCTGCTTCATGTC
Proteins encoded:
- a CDS encoding DUF790 family protein gives rise to the protein MLPSDLLSHRRQGETLIPKRLPLDRSHLRLAEAAIALFEASRDDTQGNLDRRLKEFEGDRPDYRLRRGLAHLLKGRYCTFEIVSPLDPIELRSRVFTAAAQRVPKPENTLKTLELLAQDLSQELERDIPINAIVQGLYADLQENRRLTEFNAPHPEALLHHYNLSQVQGIFYRASDITIQAHRNVPGQYKLLFRYLKLFSLMFYIEGDADCGFTITIDGPTSLFKPSTRYGLAIAKLLPALLHVSRWSLKATLQQRDSRNGRQVQGQFSLDSDCGLVSHYPAGKAYDSMLEQSFAERWAKLDTPWELEREVDLIPIPGSVMVPDFRLIHPDGREVLLEIVGYWRPEYLRKKFSQVRQGSDRPLLLAVSERLNLAKAGVNLKEVSVPIVWFKDKLQPKAILAALEPADESQG
- a CDS encoding LCP family protein is translated as MRIPLQQPRNWSGLLWWGLLTSFIIVASALMGAIAALIVPASPLVQPSGRENREQGQFGYELTRPINLMVLGVDRDPELADDSPDLLEGRSDTILAVRFDTYTNQVNVLSVPRDTEVNLGELGWGKLNEANYLGGVELMQASLEALLTDVEFDRYFRVNTEGLVELVDLLGGVEVLVPYPMSYRDRTQELTIELDAGWQRLTGDQAQQFSRYRQGPYGDIGRVQRQQMLLQALRDRLLSPTVLTRIPAIIRILQTHVDTNLTVNEMLALASFALEVDRDDIRMALLPGEFSHPDDSPLSYWLVDEVAGDRLVGQFFQTSTESGFIDEWGNQTAFGRTNSQASGSPTDNSPPLEQPRITIQNATQDSLAVERLTAYLEELGYEDIYVSQDWDRVHRHSTIIVQRGDYEAGERLRSDLGFGRLEALSTGDISSDITIRIGLDVDRLY
- a CDS encoding tetratricopeptide repeat protein, with the protein product MFGLRWLLPLSLNLSLLLLWTGWLLCFQSPASAQGLDVAQMQPQQQRQQQRRQRLREGNERLGNQDYEGAEAIFRELLEQYPQDSLLRYKLGDALSAQYRYEEASEAYQEAIRLNRDHALAYNALANLRARQGRLEEAVSLYERALEINEGYVEALRNLGQVLAQLERFGAASQVLSKALDLLIERNEIWKAIEVAKLLEQVNERRGLV
- a CDS encoding sensor histidine kinase, yielding MSTPDSEIILIVDDTPTNLAVLSEALTSANYQVAVALDGETALEQVSYKPPHLILLDVMMPGIDGFETCQKLKENPLSADIPIIFMTALSDAVDKVNGLSLGAVDYITKPFQQEEVLARVNVHLQLRHLNQTLQQSEAQLRQQAEHLRATLNELKRTQNQLVQSEKMSALGQLVAGVAHEINNPVTFIYSNLSHADKYTQDLVRVVDAYQKLYPEANPDLEELIEEVDLAYLIDDLPQLLTSMRVGAQRIRDIVRSLRNFSRLDESEFKAVNLHDGIESTLMILQNRLKAKPGSPAIEIVRCYGNLPLVECYAGQINQVLMNILSNAVDALEERDARRGPSELDAAASRITITTAVVNQKSVQVVIADNGVGIPPQLQSHIFDPFFTTKSIGKGTGLGMSISYKIITDKHQGKLTCTSESGLGTSFTIEIPIRQRIKSS